The sequence ACTGGACGATGCTCGCGGCAAGCCCGCTCTGGATGAAGCCGTTTGAGAGTGCGATGCCCCCGCCGAAGAGGATCAGGATACCCCAGGGGATCTTCACCGCCCACTCCCAGTCCATGGTGAAGATGCCCTCCTTCCGGTCGACAGGGAGGATAAAGAGGAGGAACGCCCCGAAGATCGCGATGGTGGAGTCGTGGATGCCGGGAAAGATCATATCAAGGCCGGGTATGGTGACACTGCCGATCACCTTGGTCTTTGCGAAGATCCAGGCAAGGGCTGTCATGACAAAGACGGCAAGCGTCCAGCGTTCGCCCACGGAGATTGGCCCCAGCTTCTCCAGTTCGTCATGGATGATCCCCCGGGCGTGAGGAAGACTCTGCAGCATCCGGCGGTAGGGGACATGGGTCAGCCAGACCCAGGCGAGGAGGAGGAATACGGCCGCGAACGGGACACCGAACTTCATCCAGGTGAAGAAGTCGATAGAGGGGGCGCCGGGAAAGAGGGTCTCGAGCTGGGCGAGGAATATACCGTTTGGGGGTGTGCCGATGATCGTGGCGATGCCCCCGATGCTCGCGGCGTAGGGGATGGATATTATCAGGCATTTTGCAAGCGCCTGCTCCTCTCCGTTGAGGTTCTCAAGCTCCTTATTCGTCCGGGGGATGATCGTCAGGATGATCGCGACAGCGATCGGGATCATCATCATGGCCGTAGCGGTGTTTGAGATCCACATCGAGAGGAACGCTGTGGCGACCATGAACCCGAGCACCAGCCGCCTGGGGCTCGTCCCCGTAACACGGATGATATGCAGGGCTATGCGCCGGTGCAGCCCCCATCGCTGCATCGCCATGGCGATGATGAACCCGCCGAGGAAGAGGAAGATGACCTGGTCCCCATAGGATGCCGCCACCTCAGCCGGGGAGAGGACACCAAGGACCGGGAAGAGGATCAGCGGGAGCAGAGCGGTCGCCTCCAGGGGAATCGCGCCCGTAACCCAGAGCAGGATCATGAGGATAGTCACTGCCGCAACCGATTTTGCTTCGGGGGCGAGGAGGGCGGGATCGATAGGGATCGCCAGGATCGCGAAGAAGACGAGGAATGCCGCTAGGATGGAGGCGACCTTTTTCATCCTAAAACCTGGGAGAGAGGATTATTTAAGGATGCGGAATTGGAATTTCACCAGATTTGATGGAATATAATGGAAATCCGATTGTTTTGGGCCAATCGGTTTTCTTCAACGAGGTCTCCTGCACCCGGCCGGGGAGAAGGATGGAGCGGCACCACGCGCAGGTGGCAGGCCCGGAGGCGCGGCACCAACATATATAGCTGAATCAGCACATGGAATACCATGGCATCAGACAGGATCCTCAGGCGAGGTCTCCCCATCCTCCTCGCCGTCTGTATTCTCGCCCTCTGCGTGGGGCAGGCAACGGCCCGCGGCCCGGCCATCAACGATATCCAGCCCTACGACACGATCTTCATCTACGAGGAGGGGCTGAACCTCACGCAACTCCGCAACGCAACCACAGATAACCCGATCACGGCGCTCCGGAAGTACCAGGATGACAACCCCGAAAAATCGCTCATAAAGAGTATCGCGGTCACTGACGACACCAACTTTGAGGTCCAGGACCTGCTCGTGGACGGGGATTACGGGACCTATTACACCTTCAGCCCCAAAGACGGCGTAACGGGGCAGGTGATGATCCGGGAGCCAGAGATATTCCTCGATGTGGTTCTTGCAAGCCCTTACCACAACGAGCGTCTGGAAGGGCTCTCCGTCTCTGAGAACACGAGAATCGCGTTTAAGGTAGTGTGCCCCGACGTCGGTGCCTTCTACACCACTGACGGCGTCTACCCGGCGACGGTCGATATCGTGGTCACCCACCCGGGCGGCGCAGAGACCACCGCCATCGGCGGGATGAACCTCGCCGGGCTCAACGTGAGTTCAACCCGGTTCTACACCGACGACCCCGGCAGGCCCGGCCCGATAGCGCTCTCCGGCCTCCGCGAAGTGGGGACCTACACGGTCAGGGCAGAGTGGAGTGAACCGGCAGCGTTCGACGCCTACGCTCCCGACTCCGAACCGGTGACGTTCACGGTCGGAAAACGCGTGGGAATTGAGACCGGGACGCCGACGCCTACCCCGACCGCGACTCCAACCCCGACACCAACGGTGACCACCCCGGTACCGACGACCGCGGCACCCACAACCGCGGCCACGGCCGTGACCGCGACAGAGACTGCCACACCGACCACGGTGCCGCCGGCGACCACGCCGACCGCAACACCGCTCCCGGTCTGGGCAGCCGTAGCGGCGCTCGGCGTCGCCTTCAGCCTCATCGGCAGGCGCCGGTAAGGAAGTCTTAACAGAACCGGCAGCCGCAGCCCCCGGCCGCGTCCCGTATCCGGCGGAGGGCGGCGGCCGCCCATTTTACAACACTAGGGTCGCTGTCATCAAGCGCCAGGGTGAGCGCCGGGATCGCCCGGGGATCCCTGAGCATCCCAAGTGTGTAGGCCGCCCACATCCGGAGGCGGGGGTCGGCATCACCGAGCGCTTCTGTCAGTGCCGGGAGGGCGGCCGGGCCGAACGCGGCGAGGGCCTCAGCCGCCGCCATCCGGTCGGCGCTCTCCCCGTCGCTGAGCA is a genomic window of Methanoculleus bourgensis MS2 containing:
- a CDS encoding SLC13 family permease; the protein is MKKVASILAAFLVFFAILAIPIDPALLAPEAKSVAAVTILMILLWVTGAIPLEATALLPLILFPVLGVLSPAEVAASYGDQVIFLFLGGFIIAMAMQRWGLHRRIALHIIRVTGTSPRRLVLGFMVATAFLSMWISNTATAMMMIPIAVAIILTIIPRTNKELENLNGEEQALAKCLIISIPYAASIGGIATIIGTPPNGIFLAQLETLFPGAPSIDFFTWMKFGVPFAAVFLLLAWVWLTHVPYRRMLQSLPHARGIIHDELEKLGPISVGERWTLAVFVMTALAWIFAKTKVIGSVTIPGLDMIFPGIHDSTIAIFGAFLLFILPVDRKEGIFTMDWEWAVKIPWGILILFGGGIALSNGFIQSGLAASIVQSLTIIHGLPIILLILVVALVVSFATEIASNTAMAAVLMPIMAVTAVSIGLNPIILMMTVAVCSSMAFMLPVATPPNAVAYGSGYVTSEDLIRSGWVLDLIGVALWTIFLFTVVLWALGITFELPAWAL
- a CDS encoding DUF3821 domain-containing protein translates to MASDRILRRGLPILLAVCILALCVGQATARGPAINDIQPYDTIFIYEEGLNLTQLRNATTDNPITALRKYQDDNPEKSLIKSIAVTDDTNFEVQDLLVDGDYGTYYTFSPKDGVTGQVMIREPEIFLDVVLASPYHNERLEGLSVSENTRIAFKVVCPDVGAFYTTDGVYPATVDIVVTHPGGAETTAIGGMNLAGLNVSSTRFYTDDPGRPGPIALSGLREVGTYTVRAEWSEPAAFDAYAPDSEPVTFTVGKRVGIETGTPTPTPTATPTPTPTVTTPVPTTAAPTTAATAVTATETATPTTVPPATTPTATPLPVWAAVAALGVAFSLIGRRR
- a CDS encoding HEAT repeat domain-containing protein — its product is MKNSTAIADHIRVLSDGESADRMAAAEALAAFGPAALPALTEALGDADPRLRMWAAYTLGMLRDPRAIPALTLALDDSDPSVVKWAAAALRRIRDAAGGCGCRFC